A genomic segment from Malaclemys terrapin pileata isolate rMalTer1 chromosome 1, rMalTer1.hap1, whole genome shotgun sequence encodes:
- the LOC128848413 gene encoding olfactory receptor 52K2-like translates to MSESNTTEFTNPSTFILLGIPGLEVAHVWICIPFCTMYIIAILGNFSILFTVKMELSLHEPMYYFLCMLAVNDLVVYTSTLPKMLAVFWFNSREINFSACLTQMFFIHCILVMESGILVAMALDRYVAICHPLRHSTILTNPLVAKIGLAVVLRGCIVVLPFPFLARQWPYCRTNIIPQPYCTHIAVVNLACFDTRVSSYYGLFVQFCVMGLDGIFIGVSYTQILRAIFILPTKDARLKTLGTCGSHLFLISAFYIPGVIISLMNRFAQNVPLNFHVLIATVSVLMPPMLNPIIYGVRTKQIRDRLLRLFTHKET, encoded by the coding sequence ATGTCAGAGTCCAACACAACCGagttcaccaacccctccaccttcatcctgctgggcattcctggcctggaggtggcccatgtctggatctgcatccccttctgcaccatgtacatcatagccatcttggggaacttTTCTATCCTGTTCACTGTGAAGATGGAGCtgagcctccatgagcccatgtactattttctctgcatgctggctgtcaATGACTTGGTTGTGTATACATCCACCCTGCCCAAAATGCTGGCagtcttctggttcaattccagggagatcaatTTCAGTGcttgcctcacccagatgttcttcatTCACTGCATCTTAGTGATGGAGTCTGGGATCCTCGTAGCCATGGCTTTGgatcgctacgtggccatctgccatcccctgagacattccaccatcctgacaaacccCCTGGTGGCCAAGATAGGCCTGGCTGTGGTGCTGCGTGGTTGCATAGTTGTATTGCCCTTTCCCTTCCTGGCAAGGCAGTGGCCttattgcagaaccaacatcatcccccagCCGTACTGCACACACATAGCTGTGGTGAACCTGGCCTGTTTCGACACCCGTGTTAGTAGTTACTATGGCCTTTTTGTGCAATTCTGTGTGATGGGTCTGGATGGGATTTTTATCGGGGTGTCCTAcacccagatcctcagggccatcttcatCCTTCCCACAAAAGACGCGCGGCTCAAGACTTTGGGGACCTGTGGCTCCCACCTATTTCTCATTTCAGCCTTTTACATCCCAGGTGTCATCATCTCCCTCATGAACAGATTTGCCCAAAATGTGCCCCTGAATTTCCATGTTCTCATTGCTACGGTGTCTGTCTTGATGccccccatgctaaaccccatcatctatggtgtgaggaccaaacagatccgggacaggctgctccGCCTCTTTACTCATAAAGAGACCTAA